In a single window of the Lacerta agilis isolate rLacAgi1 chromosome 15, rLacAgi1.pri, whole genome shotgun sequence genome:
- the MPZL3 gene encoding myelin protein zero-like protein 3 isoform X1, whose product MGLSRKKPGGGVLLLLWAALARVHSLEIQADSDVQAFVGEAVILKCWFKSSFPVTEKLTIDWTYRPLAGGSLEPIFHYQSDAYPAKKGTFRDRVSWAGNVAKQDASIRINNPTMDDNGTFTCAVKNPPDVHHNIPQTMLTVTQRGASFQLTSAGLLSILVFLPSAIVVALLLVRMGKKLGVLKSKKKCSYKKSSIEVSEEPEQPKCKERLAAWCLRCLDSDDEDPY is encoded by the exons ATGGGGCTCTCGCGGAAGAAGCCTGGCGGTGGGGTGCTCCTGCTTCTGTGGG CAGCCCTTGCCAGAGTCCACTCCCTGGAGATCCAGGCTGACTCAGACGTCCAGGCCTTTGTGGGTGAAGCCGTGATCCTGAAGTGCTGGTTCAAGTCCTCCTTCCCAGTCACAGAGAAGCTCACCATCGATTGGACATACCGACCTCTTGCAGGGGGCAGTTTGGAGCCG ATCTTCCATTACCAGTCAGATGCCTATCCAGCTAAGAAGGGCACTTTCCGTGACCGGGTATCCTGGGCTGGAAACGTGGCCAAGCAGGATGCTTCCATTAGGATCAACAACCCAACAATGGATGACAATGGGACGTTCACCTGCGCTGTGAAAAATCCGCCTGATGTGCATCATAACATCCCCCAGACTATGCTGACTGTCACTCAGAGAG GGGCCTCCTTCCAGCTGACGTCAGCTGGGCTTCTCTCCATCCTGGTCTTCCTCCCCTCAGCCATTGTGGTGGCCTTGCTCCTGGTTCGAATGGGCAAGAAGCTCGGGGTGCTGAAAAGCAAGAAGAAGTGCAGCTACAAGAAGTCCTCCATTGAAGTCTCCGAAGA ACCTGAGCAACCTAAGTGCAAGGAGAGGCTGGCCGCCTGGTGTCTGCGATGTCTG GATTCAGATGATGAGGATCCTTACTGA
- the MPZL3 gene encoding myelin protein zero-like protein 3 isoform X2 has product MGLSRKKPGGGVLLLLWALARVHSLEIQADSDVQAFVGEAVILKCWFKSSFPVTEKLTIDWTYRPLAGGSLEPIFHYQSDAYPAKKGTFRDRVSWAGNVAKQDASIRINNPTMDDNGTFTCAVKNPPDVHHNIPQTMLTVTQRGASFQLTSAGLLSILVFLPSAIVVALLLVRMGKKLGVLKSKKKCSYKKSSIEVSEEPEQPKCKERLAAWCLRCLDSDDEDPY; this is encoded by the exons ATGGGGCTCTCGCGGAAGAAGCCTGGCGGTGGGGTGCTCCTGCTTCTGTGGG CCCTTGCCAGAGTCCACTCCCTGGAGATCCAGGCTGACTCAGACGTCCAGGCCTTTGTGGGTGAAGCCGTGATCCTGAAGTGCTGGTTCAAGTCCTCCTTCCCAGTCACAGAGAAGCTCACCATCGATTGGACATACCGACCTCTTGCAGGGGGCAGTTTGGAGCCG ATCTTCCATTACCAGTCAGATGCCTATCCAGCTAAGAAGGGCACTTTCCGTGACCGGGTATCCTGGGCTGGAAACGTGGCCAAGCAGGATGCTTCCATTAGGATCAACAACCCAACAATGGATGACAATGGGACGTTCACCTGCGCTGTGAAAAATCCGCCTGATGTGCATCATAACATCCCCCAGACTATGCTGACTGTCACTCAGAGAG GGGCCTCCTTCCAGCTGACGTCAGCTGGGCTTCTCTCCATCCTGGTCTTCCTCCCCTCAGCCATTGTGGTGGCCTTGCTCCTGGTTCGAATGGGCAAGAAGCTCGGGGTGCTGAAAAGCAAGAAGAAGTGCAGCTACAAGAAGTCCTCCATTGAAGTCTCCGAAGA ACCTGAGCAACCTAAGTGCAAGGAGAGGCTGGCCGCCTGGTGTCTGCGATGTCTG GATTCAGATGATGAGGATCCTTACTGA